Proteins from one Chanodichthys erythropterus isolate Z2021 chromosome 15, ASM2448905v1, whole genome shotgun sequence genomic window:
- the pex11b gene encoding peroxisomal membrane protein 11B, whose translation MMDSWVRFSAQSQAKERVFRAAQYACTLLGYTLQRGGARAELLSTIKQLEAHMSLTRKLMRLGNSAEALEAAKRTVHLSDCVLRLCITVAHLNRAMYFACDNVLWAGKTGLLPELDQNKWSQRSFRYYLFALILNLTRDAYEIRLLMERESRSSSAKSFNSSPSPLTPTSENGEFPLTPSPSSAMSPLPPLPMLSAKLNKQFRLLITVLRNNPPLLLDLLKNLCDVFIPLDRLGLYPTGSGFVGACGLTSSILSILTIVHPWLKLKP comes from the exons ATGATGGATTCGTGGGTGAGATTCAGCGCGCAGAGTCAAGCCAAAGAACGCGTGTTCAG GGCTGCCCAGTACGCCTGCACACTGCTGGGTTACACGCTGCAGAGAGGAGGAGCGAGAGCAGAGCTGCTGAGCACCATTAAACAGCTGGAAGCTCACATGAGCCTGACCAGAAAAT TGATGCGGTTAGGGAACTCAGCTGAAGCTCTGGAAGCAGCGAAACGCACTGTGCATCTGTCCGACTGTGTGCTGCGTCTCTGCATCACAGTGGCCCATTTGAACAGAGCAATGTATTTCGCCTGTGATAATGTACTCTGGGCCGGCAAAACGGGACTGCTGCCCGAACTGGACCAAAATAAATGGAGCCAGAGGTCGTTTAG ATACTATTTGTTCGCTCTCATCCTCAATTTAACCCGAGACGCGTATGAAATCCGTCTTCTGATGGAGAGAGAGTCCCGCAGCAGTTCAGCTAAAAGCTTTAACTCCAGTCCGTCCCCACTTACGCCGACCTCAGAGAACGGAGAGTTCCCTTTAACCCCGTCTCCTTCCTCAGCGATGTCTCCACTGCCGCCCCTCCCGATGCTCTCGGCCAAGCTCAACAAGCAGTTCCGTCTCTTGATCACGGTGCTGCGCAACAACCCTCCGCTGCTCCTGGACCTTCTGAAGAACCTGTGCGACGTGTTCATACCGCTGGACCGGCTGGGTCTGTACCCCACGGGGTCGGGCTTTGTGGGGGCATGCGGCCTCACGTCCTCTATCCTGTCCATTCTCACTATAGTTCACCCCTGGCTCAAACTCAAGCCCTGA
- the rit1 gene encoding GTP-binding protein Rit1: MESSRSTGGHSREYKLVMLGEGGVGKSAIIMQFISHRFPEDHDPTIEDAYKTQIRIDDEPANLDILDTAGQAEFTAMRDQYMRAGEGFIISYSITDRRSFQEARHFKQLIYRVRRTVDTPVVLVGNKSDLVHLRQVSVEEGKQLAREFQCPFFETSAAFRYYIDEVFAALVRQIRQHEAEMVRGSERKTRRSHSFWSRLKAPFHKKQQSEH; this comes from the exons ATGGAGTCCTCGCGGAGCACAGGGGGTCACTCCCGCGAGTACAAATTGGTGATGTTAGGAGAGGGTGGTGTGGGCAAAAGTG CCATCATCATGCAGTTTATAAGTCACAGATTTCCAGAGGATCATGACCCTACTATCG AGGATGCCTATAAAACACAGATCCGCATTGATGATGAGCCAGCAAACCTGGACATCTTGGACACAGCAGGACAG GCGGAGTTCACAGCAATGCGTGATCAGTACATGCGAGCAGGAGAAGGTTTCATCATCTCGTACTCTATCACGGATCGCCGCAGTTTCCAGGAGGCACGGCACTTTAAGCAGCTGATCTACCGTGTGCGACGCACCGTGGACACCCCCGTCGTACTGGTGGGAAACAAGTCTGACCTGGTCCATCTCAGACAG GTGTCTGTTGAGGAGGGCAAACAGTTGGCGAGAGAGTTCCAGTGCCCATTTTTTGAGACCTCCGCAGCATTCCGTTATTACATCGACGAGGTGTTTGCCGCACTGGTGCGTCAGATCCGTCAGCATGAGGCTGAGATGGTGCGGGGAAGCGAGAGGAAAACCCGACGCAGCCATTCTTTCTGGAGTCGCCTTAAAGCCCCCTTCCATAAGAAACAGCAGTCTGAGCACTGA